TCGGCCCCGATCTGCTGGTCACTCCCCCGTCGTCGTTCGCCGGCGGCACCACCGTCGACTGCGGTCAGGCCGGCACGGTGATGCGATTCGTCGCTCCCGTGGCGGGCTTCGCCCGCGGTGACGTGCACGTCACCGCGCACGAGAGCGCGCTCCATCGCCCGATGGGCGCCATGATCCGCGCGCTCCGCGACGTCGGCGTCGACATCGACGACGGCGGTCACTGGGCGCTACCGTTCTCCGTTCGCGGCCACGGGCATGTGCGCGGCGGCGAGGTCGAGATCGACGCCAGCCAGTCGAGCCAGTTCGTCTCGGGTCTGCTGCTGGCCGCTCCGCGCTTCGACGTGGGCCTGCGGCTGCGGCACGTCGGATCGCGACTGCCGAGCGTCCCGCACATCGACATGACCGTCGAGGCCTTGGCCCACCGTGCGGTGCACGTCGAACGCCCGGCACCGGGCGAGTGGATCGTACCCGCCGGCCCGGTGCGGGCGAAAGACGTCGCGATCGAGCCCGACCTCTCCAACGCCTCCCCGTTCCTGGCTGCCGCCATGGTGACGGGCGGGTCGGTCACGGTCACCGGATGGCCGCTCCACAGCACGCAGCCGGGGGCCCTGCTCGTCGACATCCTCGCGGAGATGGGTGCGCGGGTCAGCCGCCGCGGCGGAGCGCTCACCGTCGCCGCCGGCGACGGCGGCATCCTGGGCGTGGACCTCGACCTCTCCGCGGCGGGCGAGCTCGCGCCGACCCTCTTCGGTCTGGCCGCCTTCGCCGACGGCCCGACGACGCTGCACGGGATCGGCCACATCCGCGGTCACGAGACCGACCGCATCGCGGCCCTCGTGGGCAACCTCCGCTCCCTCGGCGGCGAGGCGCACGAGATGGAGGACGGCATCCGCATCGTTCCGCGTCCTCTCACGGGCGGGGAGTGGAAGGCGCACCACGACCACCGTCTCGCCACGACCGGAGCGCTCATCGGCCTCCGCGTGCCGGGTGTGCACATCGACGACATCGGAACGACCGCCAAGACCCTCCCGCAGTTCGCCGCACTCTGGCACGCGATGCTCGGCACCGACCCGGATGCCACGGACTGACCCGTGAGCTGGCTCGACGACGCAGACGACGACGACGATCTCGCGTTCGACGAATCGTCGATCCGGGTCCGGCCGAACCCCAAGGCCAACCGCCCCCGCACGAAACGGCGTCCGGCGCACAACGACGCGCAGATCGCCCGCGTGCTCGGTGTCGATCGCGGCCGCTACACCGTGCTCGTGGACGAGGACGGTCCCGCCGAGCGCCGTGTCCTGGCCACCCGGGCGCGGGAACTGCGCAAGCAGCCCATCGTGAACGGCGACCGCGCGCGCGTGGTCGGCGATCTGTCGGGCGACGAGGGCACGCTCGGCCGCATCGTCGGCATCGAGGAGCGCACGTCGCTCCTCCGCCGCAGCGCCGACGACACCGATCAGGTGGAGCGCGTGATCGTCGCCAACGCCGACCAGATGCTGATCGTGGTCGCCGCCGCCGACCCGGAACCCCGCGAGAGACTCGTCGACCGGTACCTCGTCGCGGCGCTGGACGCCGGCATCCGCCCCCTCCTCGTGGTGACCAAGACCGATCTGGCCGACCCGACCGAGTTCCTCTCGCATTTCGCCGGGATCGACCTCCGCGTCTTCACCAGCGCGCAGGGCGCCATGCCGCTCGCGGAGATCGGGGCGGCGATCGCCGGGCACTCCACCGTTTTCGTCGGGCACTCGGGTGTGGGCAAATCCACGCTGGTCAACGCCCTCACCGGCTCCGAGCGGGCCATCGGCCACGTCAACGTCGTCACCGGGCGCGGCCGGCACACCTCGTCGTCGGCGGTCTCGCTCCGCTACCGTGGCCCCGCCGGCACGGGGTGGGTCATCGACACCCCGGGTGTGCGGTCGTTCGGTCTCGGGCACGTCGACCCCGCGCATGTGCTGGGCGCCTTCACCGACCTGGCCGAGGCCGCGGAGGACTGCCCCCGCGGCTGCACGCATCTGCCCGATGCCCCGGACTGCGCGATCGCGGAGGCCGTGGCATCCGGTCGCTTGGGGCCGGGCGCCGAAGCGCGCCTGGACTCGCTGCACCGCCTGCTCACCACGTTCCAGGCCATCGAGCGTTCTAGGCTGGAGGGGTGACGAACCTCGAACCCGGCACCGCCGCGCCCGACTTCACCCTGCTCGACCAGGACGAGCACCCCGTCTCGCTGAGCGACTTCCGCGGTCGCCGCGTGATCCTGTACTTCTACCCGGCCGCTCAGACGCCCGGGTGCACCACGCAGGCGTGCGACTTCCGCGACAGCCTCGCCTCGCTGCAGGGCGCGGGATACACCGTGCTCGGCATCTCGCGCGACACCCCCGAGAAGCTGCGCGCCTTCCGCGACAGCGACGGGCTCACCTTCCCGCTGCTGAGCGACCCCGACCACCTCGTGCACGAGGCCTACGGCGCGTGGGGCGAGAAGCAGAACTACGGCAAGACCGTCACCGGCGTGCTGCGCTCGACCTTCGTCGTCGACGAGGAGGGCGCCATCGTCGAGGCGCTCTACAACGTCAAGGCCACCGGACACGTCGCGCGGTTGCGCAAGACGCTCGGTCTCGCCGCCGCCTGACCCCACCCGTCGCCACCCCGCCCATCGCTACCCGCGGTGGGCGGGGTTCGTCGTTCGGAGGCCCCGCCCGCCGGGAGACACGACGCCGCCTATCCTCCTCCGCGTCGATCGCCTCCGACGCGCCCGGCACGCGGCCCCGAGTCCCCTGCTTGTGGTCCGCAGTCCGGCGGGTGATCGCTCAGCCGAGCCGACACCGCACGTCAGACGCATCGCAGGCGCTCAGCCCCTGGTTCGCGTGTGCGGACGACGCGACGCCGGTCGCCAGGCCGGTTCTCGTGCGTCATGCCCGGAGGGCGGGCGAGCATCGCGGACGGTCGGCGAACCGGGGGCATACCCGACCTTCCCGGGAGGGCACCCGGCGACGGCGGGGTTCCCCGCGGAACCGTCAGTCGTCGTCGCGGCGCGGCGGCGCAGCCCGACGCACGGCGAGCACCAGCAGCACGAGCCCGATCGCGGCCGGAAGGGCGATGAGCGCGGCGACGGCCGGCGCTGCCCACTCCCCCGTGATCGCACCGATCGCGACCGACAGGATGAGCAGCTGAGTGACGATGCCGCCCGAGCGGCCGGCGGAGACGTCTCGCGCCGTGGCGACGGCGAATGCGGCGACGATGGCGGCCCCGATGATCGTCAGCACGATCAGCGCGATCGAACTCACGACCGAGTCGGTGTCGCCGCCGATGAGCGCGACGACCTGCCATCCCGCCAGGGCCAGGATGCCGAGGGCCTCGAGCGCCAGGAACGCAGCGGCCGCGAGACGAACCGGCATCCGAAAGCCTCCGAAGGGCGCGAGCGGCGCCGTTACGATCTGGAAACCTGGCGGTTACCTCTTGATCAGGCGGAATCGCTATGGGAGCATGATTAAAGCCGTGTGCTCCCACAGCGAAGTGGGGCGAGCTCTTGCTCGCGTTCCCACCAGGGTACCGGACCCGATAGCCGGTGCCGAATCGACCGAAATTTCTGTAACAAGGAGCACCCCTATGGATTGGCGCGACAAAGCAGCCTGCCTGACCGTCGACCCCGAGCTGTTCTTCCCCGTCGGCAACACCGGTCCCGCGGTCGACCAGATCGAGAAGGCCAAGTCGGTCTGCGCTCGCTGCACCGTCACCGAGGTCTGCCTGCAGTACGCCCTCGAGTCCGGCCAGGACTCGGGCGTGTGGGGCGGTCTGAGCGAAGACGAGCGTCGCGCGCTCAAGCGTCGCGCCGCCCGCGCCCGCCGCGCGTCCTGACCTCGCGACAGCAGTCGATCGAAGAAGCCCACCCCCGCGGGGGTGGGCTTCTTCGCGTGCATGGGTGAGTGCGCACTCCCCCGTGCCGTCGCCTGTTCCCCGCACCCCCGGCATCCGGATCCGCGAGAACACGCGGACGCGCGAGATGCGCCGGACAGGGCCGCGTGCGGACGGGGCTCCACGTTGCGCACAGAACCGCGCAATCCTCGCACCACGGCATCCCGAACCTGCGAGATGCGCCGGGCGGAGGCGCGGGCGGGCTCCACGTTGCGCGCAGAACCGCGCGATCCTCGCACCACGGCATCCCGAACCTGCGCGGAGAACAGCCATCTGCGAGGAAGCGCTCAGCCACGTCGCGAGGACAGGCTTCATCATGCCGGCAGGACGCCACGACCTCGGACGGCGGGTCCGACATCGTGAGGACGCCGACGATCTCCGAGCGAGGGCGGCGCGCCGCGGGACGAGCTCTCACGGCGGCGAGATGAGACCCACAGTCCCGAGACGGCGCCCGGCCACGAGCGGGCCGGATGCCAGGAATCAGACCGCGGCGCCGCCGATGTACCGCAGCGGGATCTCGATCGTGACCTCGGTGCCGCTGCCCATGAGGGTGTGCCAGTCGATGGTCCCGCCGAGCTCGCCCTGGATGAGCGTGCGCACGATCTGCGTGCCGAGACCGCGCCCGACCTGCCCTTCCGGCAGCCCCACACCGGTGTCGCGGACGCTCACCTCGAGCATCTCGCCGCTGCGTTCCGCCGAGATCTCGACGTCGCCCTCCTGACCGGCGAGGCCGTGCTCGACGGCGTTGGTGACCAGCTCGGTGAGCGCGAGAGCGAGTGGTGTGGCGAACTGGCTCGGGAGTGTGCCGAACTGCCCCGTCGTGCGCGTCCGTGCGCGGGTGTTCGGGGCCGCGGCCACCTC
The DNA window shown above is from Microbacterium proteolyticum and carries:
- the aroA gene encoding 3-phosphoshikimate 1-carboxyvinyltransferase, yielding MTPLGYSPSAASPRGAWDAPVAPGPVDATVTVPGSKSLTNRELVLAAIADGPGTLHAPLHSDDSARMIDALRALGVGIEEIDTDSPFGPDLLVTPPSSFAGGTTVDCGQAGTVMRFVAPVAGFARGDVHVTAHESALHRPMGAMIRALRDVGVDIDDGGHWALPFSVRGHGHVRGGEVEIDASQSSQFVSGLLLAAPRFDVGLRLRHVGSRLPSVPHIDMTVEALAHRAVHVERPAPGEWIVPAGPVRAKDVAIEPDLSNASPFLAAAMVTGGSVTVTGWPLHSTQPGALLVDILAEMGARVSRRGGALTVAAGDGGILGVDLDLSAAGELAPTLFGLAAFADGPTTLHGIGHIRGHETDRIAALVGNLRSLGGEAHEMEDGIRIVPRPLTGGEWKAHHDHRLATTGALIGLRVPGVHIDDIGTTAKTLPQFAALWHAMLGTDPDATD
- the rsgA gene encoding ribosome small subunit-dependent GTPase A produces the protein MSWLDDADDDDDLAFDESSIRVRPNPKANRPRTKRRPAHNDAQIARVLGVDRGRYTVLVDEDGPAERRVLATRARELRKQPIVNGDRARVVGDLSGDEGTLGRIVGIEERTSLLRRSADDTDQVERVIVANADQMLIVVAAADPEPRERLVDRYLVAALDAGIRPLLVVTKTDLADPTEFLSHFAGIDLRVFTSAQGAMPLAEIGAAIAGHSTVFVGHSGVGKSTLVNALTGSERAIGHVNVVTGRGRHTSSSAVSLRYRGPAGTGWVIDTPGVRSFGLGHVDPAHVLGAFTDLAEAAEDCPRGCTHLPDAPDCAIAEAVASGRLGPGAEARLDSLHRLLTTFQAIERSRLEG
- the bcp gene encoding thioredoxin-dependent thiol peroxidase, which codes for MTNLEPGTAAPDFTLLDQDEHPVSLSDFRGRRVILYFYPAAQTPGCTTQACDFRDSLASLQGAGYTVLGISRDTPEKLRAFRDSDGLTFPLLSDPDHLVHEAYGAWGEKQNYGKTVTGVLRSTFVVDEEGAIVEALYNVKATGHVARLRKTLGLAAA
- a CDS encoding histidine kinase codes for the protein MPVRLAAAAFLALEALGILALAGWQVVALIGGDTDSVVSSIALIVLTIIGAAIVAAFAVATARDVSAGRSGGIVTQLLILSVAIGAITGEWAAPAVAALIALPAAIGLVLLVLAVRRAAPPRRDDD
- a CDS encoding WhiB family transcriptional regulator, whose amino-acid sequence is MDWRDKAACLTVDPELFFPVGNTGPAVDQIEKAKSVCARCTVTEVCLQYALESGQDSGVWGGLSEDERRALKRRAARARRAS